Proteins from one Hyperolius riggenbachi isolate aHypRig1 chromosome 4, aHypRig1.pri, whole genome shotgun sequence genomic window:
- the LOC137504565 gene encoding uncharacterized protein: MAKKRMPQKKGETKEAPGTGSSAGPKEEVVASTSTTPAEATPWPQARPRQNLLGAPALEPWMRTTVALKLRKVDGRVPDMTPEVFGKKMVLDQGFSKAETLSIQNFMEGIFYITFISMQVCRRYWEAFSTAGPDSPFKKFNGNSPIQREERRIMVAMRNPHIPAADIATYLRRFCQVLKGPTQILNSNGFWSGRWSVICRLRKDSSKPGGFQLLSPNFNLGNSPGIIRYEDIPQTSMKCVKLGHIARNCKEHACRTCQVTGHEANDCPQVRCCNLCGLPGHLYTACPQRAKSYARRVAMGAVKQSQPAAKPPPQKAAPKENKDKGKGKAQEGKIPPPPTLPTPPHPTLP, translated from the coding sequence ATGGCAAAGAAGAGGATGCCACAGAAAAAGGGAGAAACCAAGGAGGCTCCCGGAACAGGATCGTCGGCCGGACCTAAGGAGGAAGTGGTCGCCTCGACCTCCACCACCCCGGCGGAGGCAACCCCGTGGCCTCAGGCCAGGCCCAGGCAGAACCTCTTAggggcgcctgcactggagccctgGATGAGGACAACGGTGGCGCTGAAGCTGAGGAAGGTGGATGGCCGAGTGCCGGACATGACCCCTGAAGTGTTCGGCAAGAAGATGGTCCTCGACCAGGGGTTCTCCAAGGCGGAGACCCTGTCGATCCAGAACTTCATGGAGGGGATCTTTTACATCACCTTCATCTCGATGCAGGTCTGTAGGAGGTATTGGGAGGCCTTCTCCACAGCAGGCCCAGACTCGCCCTTCAAGAAGTTCAACGGAAACTCCCCAatccagagagaggagagacgaaTCATGGTTGCGATGAGGAACCCCCACATACCGGCAGCGGACATCGCCACCTACCTGAGACGCTTCTGCCAGGTGCTGAAGGGTCCCACCCAGATCCTCAATTCCAACGGATTCTGGTCGGGTAGGTGGAGTGTCATCTGCAGGCTGCGGAAGGACTCCAGCAAGCCAGGCGGCTTTCAGCTACTGAGCCCAAACTTCAACCTGGGGAACTCACCGGGCATCATCCGCTACGAGGACATCCCCCAGACCTCTATGAAGTGTGTAAAGCTGGGCCACATCGCAAGAAACTGCAAAGAGCATGCCTGCAGGACCTGCCAGGTGACTGGCCATGAGGCGAATGACTGCCCCCAAGTGCGGTGCTGCAACCTCTGTGGACTACCAGGCCACCTGTACACAGCCTGCCCGCAACGTGCCAAGAGCTACGCCAGAAGGGTTGCCATGGGCGCTGTGAAACAGTCACAGCCAGCCGCAAAACCACCACCCCAAAAGGCAGCCCCGAAAGAGAATAAGGATAAAGGAAAAGGGAAGGCACAGGAGGGTAAGATACCGCCACCCCCGACCCTTCCCACACCTCCGCACCCTACCCTaccctga